The window TTATAAAATTGGCTAATTCGAATAAGGAGACTATTTTTATAAATGGGTCAACTGAAAAAAAAATGGTAGCACTAACATTTGATGATGGTCCCGATACAATTGTAACCCCAGCTGTTTTGGACATTCTTAAAAAATATAATGTAAAAGCT of the Candidatus Dependentiae bacterium genome contains:
- a CDS encoding polysaccharide deacetylase family protein; its protein translation is MKKYFLFCLILLLQNVYAENYNILGISKNYPKEKQLALDNWRNKIIKLANSNKETIFINGSTEKKMVALTFDDGPDTIVTPAVLDILKKYNVKA